AGAATCTTGTATTCCCAGAAATGACTCCATTGGAACCATCTTATGATACGGTGCCTATATCGTTCCTTGCGGATAACTTTATCATCTTTGACATATCTTTAGAATCTTTCTCTCTTGGTGAAGTCCATGAAAGGTATGTTAAAGCCTTTTATTATGATTGCCTGGATTCAATAGCTCCTTTTTTTCAGGATCAATCTAATCCGTTACGTGATATCCTCTTGTACTTCGCAAAAAGCGAACCATATCTATTGTCTGCTATTCTGGCCAGTGGTGCTTCTATTACATATACAAAGTCTCTTCAAGTTGAGGATGAAAAAGCTTATTGCGGATACCTATCGAGGTGCCTTGATCTGTTGAATGaacaatttcaaaatgaaaataatataattaaaaagattGAACCTATTATTTTGACCGTTATTCTTTTATCTTGGGATTGTATACATACCTTGAATTCTCAATGGCGGTCACATCTAAAAGGTGTTACGGAGCTTTTTAAGAAAACTAATTTGAGAAATTCTTCCAAGGTTTTAAATGTGGCTAAATGCTGGTTCAAAGTTATTGAGACTTTTGCAGGGATCAGTACAGCTTTAGGGGGATCTTTggttgaagatgttgacTTAGATGTGATATTTGATCCTAGTGATGGCGAATATGTTGAATCTctgaaatttttaaatatcaTGACACCTCTAAATGAGTTTAACCTTCTCAGGGGACATAAAGAGGACTTTGATGTTGttattaaagaagtttttaagCTTTTGAATTGCATTAAGTCTTCGGTAGGACATCAGCCAATTGAAGCGAATgttaattcttcaaagcagCTAGATCACCTACTTTGGTCAAGTTCTAGCTCTACTAAAACGAGGCAAGGACTTTCTTACTTCAAGATCCAGAAAATATTAGTTGAGATCGACAAGCAGCTAGAATACAAGTTTATTGACAATTCAGGTATCATCCCTATAGAAAACCAGTCTCATCCAAATATCAGTCATATTTTAGACAATGCCATTGATCTTGTGTTGCTAAAAAATGGGAAATCTATAGCAATAAGTTGGTATGACATTTCACATCAGACCCAAGTGCTTTCCTTCCTATTAGTAGTCCTGCTGAAGCTGCTGGGTATACCTAAGGAATCAATTGCAATTCAGCAGGTTGTAAGAAGGATCATGAGtttttttaagtttttgGACAGTGACAAACCTCCGAAAAACCTGCGAACATGTTACTGCAACTTTGCTGTCTTTATAGCCGGTCTAAATGCCATAGATGAAGAAACCAGAGAACTTGTTAGGAAGTACTATACGTTGAATGGTGgccaattccaaaaattaaCTGAATACAATCTAACTAGAATGGAAAAGGTTTGGTACGGAAGAAGTGAACACAGTGAGAAAAGGCATATCTTGGATGACCAGGATGTTTTAACATGGTAGTAAGGTTTTAAAAGTCTCACAACTCTCAAGTCGCACTGACATTTAAACTGAACAATATGGAAAGATGTCACCGCTGAGTTTCTCAATTAGCGTTGGCGAATGTTACAAATCCACTCAATTACCACCGAAGGGAGTGTACTATATTACTTTGGTTCAATAACACTCAGTTATCATTGACCAAAAAGATTTTCAGCGGCACCTTCATAATAGAAAGAAGGGTCTTTGAAAGTAAATATACCCGTTATGTAGGTGCTAAAGGTTGGCATCCATAGATAAAACGGACTTTTATTTCAGAAGTCctatatttctttttttccaGGAAAGCCTTTTCCTTGGTTACTACCGTTGGTTTAGAtttacaaaatattttcaactaTATTAATTTATGAATATCTTTTATAAAATACTATGAAATGattgtaatatatatgtatatatatttatttatttatggACTAGGTAGGCTTGAGTACATATCTTTTCTGAATTGAAATACCAGGTCAAAAACTAGAATGCAGGAAAATGGCGGAGTCTGTTACCATTAGCCGTTATTTTAAGGCTACCGATCCTAGATTAACAGAGGGTATCACTTACGTTGCCAATTCACAAGAATTATTTTGGAGTGATATTATCCGGGGTGAGATACATCGAGTAACTGCAGAACGTGAGCCGGAAGAAGACTATtgcaaatatattatttccCCTTACACTTATGATATATGTGAGCAGTATCCGTATGACAAAGCAGAAGCCATTGAGAGAGTTGGGTGTGTATTCCCTGTTGAATGCAAGCCGGGACATCGTGTAACAACCGTCCTCTTTGGTGCAAGGTACGGCATTGGCAAGCTAAACATTGGAACGGGTACATGGAAGTATTTGTTTCTATATCGGGACAGCAAAGTGAACAAACGGTGGGAACGAATGAGATCCAATGATGGAAATGTTTCACCCGATGGCCGTGAAATATACATAGGTGTTATGAACGATTTTTCTGTTGGGTTAGACCCAAGTCAGCCGCCTGAGGGCTGTTTTTTGAGAATCAACCTAGTGGAAAGAAGCTGTAAAGTCGTGTTAGATAACGTTTATATTCCGAATGCGATCAATTGGAGTCCCGATAATCGCAAGATTTATCTGACTGATTCGTTGAAGTTCGTTATTTGGCAACTACCTTTTGAAAACGGTGAGCCAGCATTAACAAAGAGTATCTTTTATAATTCTAAGGCCAATAACCAGAAATTTGAGTCCCCGGAGCCCGACGGTAGCTTTGTGGACCCAGCCGATGGAACACTATATACCGCTGTATGGTCGACAGGTCTGATACAAGCTGTAGATCCCCAAGGCGACTTGGTAGCAGAGTATTCTGTGCCTACTCCACGGGTCTCAAGTTGCTGTCTAGGTCCAAAAGGTGATGTTTTCGTTTCCACGGCCCCCGCGGGAGACATGAAATCTGGCTCTCCATCAGATGAATTAGGTGGATCTTTATATAGGATATCTATCCCTGCGttacaaagaaaacagGTCGCTAGTTCCAAGCGTACTCCCAGCTGGTAAACTGCCAACACAGTATGCCATTTCACCAATTGAACATCATAAATGAATAATATGTACAAGATGTGTGAGAGGAAGAAAAACGtctataatatttaaaacagCAAACAACGACGGTTTTTTAGTTCTTTGTAATACTTTTTTCACAGTTGATTGATCGGCATGGTTTTACCACGGACTTGTCCCTCAGCACATAAACGCATTTCCTTTAATAAATCCAAACAATTCTCATTAATAGTTCGCGATTCCATATTGTCACGAACACATTGCTCgtaattcttcatcttgtCACCGCATTCTTTCATAATGTCTTTAACACTGGGCACCCTACTGCGAATGCATTTCGTAAGGTCTCGTTCTCGAAAGCCGCATTGGGAAGGATCCTCGTGGTTTGTTGAAATACACTTATGATACAGCATAAACTCCTTGGGGCAGTGTTTTGCAACATCCTCCATAACAAACTGATCAAGAAGGGACATTGTGCTGGTCGCTTACTTGTTAGAAGCTGATCTGTGGAGATTAGTGCTCTCTCGTTTGTTGAAGGAacgattttttttctcgagAAGGATGGGGGAGAACCGTTTTTCTTCCATAAATACTTTTTGAATGGCCAAACTAAACCCAGTTAGATAAACTAAACTCAGTAGGAGGCAGAGGGATGCCGAAAGATCCTTTCCTTTACTCATTCATAGTCTGTTTTATTCTTACAAAGAGAAACTATACTGGCAAAGATCAGCTCCCGATAAATGAACCACAGCTGGTTGAACTACGCTCTTGAGGCCGGAGGAGACCCGATGAGCTGGAACAGGCCCCTCCAGTTCAATGGCCCTACCGTGTACCAGCATTCTAAACTAAGCAGCGACAACTACTGTGTTGGGGTTGCGTCCCTGGCCATTGACCAACACACAGGCCAATTCTATATCTCTGCAGGCAACGACGGGGGAGTGGCCCTATGGCAATTTGCAGCTCGCGATGGTCCCGCACGTGAAGACCCGCCTTTGACAACGACTCAAGGCAGCAAAGGGCGTGATTGAGGGACCAGACAAGATTCACAAGCCTCAtatgttgctgctgctgccgaGAGGTATTCATTCCGAAAAGTGAAAAATATCGTTACATACAGACAGTCGTCTGCGCAGGCCCGAGAAAATAGAAACCAAACCCCCGCCCTACTACATTCCGTCTCCGATTGCACATTCTACACTCGCGACAATGGAATGTTTCTCATTGGCAGATCCCAAGGCAGCTTGGAACTCTGGGACACATCCAAATTCCAGCCTGCACATTCCACCCCGTTGCCCTATTCCATCAACCAACTAGATACGAAGGATAACTTAATACTCTGCTCTCTAGCTGACCGCCATCCTCGGGTACTAGATCTGCGCACAATGCGTGGCGAAGGCATGGCTCTTGGGACTCGGTCTGCCTGTCGCAATTCAGAAATCCTCTGTGCCAAGTTTGCCAGTGCTGACGCTGGCGCTAGCGCCAGCATCATCGATACTCGCTACGCTGTCACCGGCGACGACACTGGTTCTCTGGCGATATGGGATCTACGAATGGGAAATCGATGCGTGAAAGCGATACCCGAAGCCCATCCAAGCTTCGTGAACGATCTCCTACCGGACCCGTCCGCCCCAGAAACCACCCGCATCATGTCTACTGGCAAAGATGGCCGTTGCAAGCTGTGGTCCTGGGGCGAACGGCGACTGTCGTCTGTTGTGGAGATTTGAGTCCCGTTTCCGACGCCTTGAAAAACCGGGTTTGCCAAGCGCACTTCTAGAAGACTGCTGTGGAACGGGACCCACTGCTATCTTAATTCGGATCAGGGGGAAATCTTGGTTTATAGCTGTGAAAAGGGCGAGCTCGTAAGCAAAATCCGCTACTCGGACTCGGCGGCGGCAGTAGGCGCCGCCGCCGCTCCACAGACGCCGGTCTTCAGTGGCATGGCGCTGCAATGCAACCTGGCCAACGGTGTGGGCCCCCGTCTGCTGCTTGGAACCTCTGCGATGCACCGTGGCCTTGTGCTTGACTACGAGATCTGTCCAGTGTAGAGTCTAGCGCCTACGCGCGCGCTCTCCGGACTCCCTCCCCTGCTTCCCGCCACGTGATTTGCAGTCACTAGTTACGAGCTGAAAAGGcgaatttaaaaaataaaaaaaccCTCAGTGCTGTTTtgacttcttcaactctgAACTCTGAACCCTCTCTTAATCTCTACAATACAAAGGGAAGAGAGAAGtagagaagaagaagaagagaggGAAGAGAAGGTAGTTAGTTTCCAAAAggtgttttttttttaaaaaaaggtcaaggtaataaaaaaatataagatTTCCCAATAGTTTGTACCAAGGAAAAGTCGGAACACAGGAAACAAGAGCTGCTGGCGTGTGTGTGTATCTGTGTGTGTACGCgcatttattaatattgaCATTACCTGCTATAGTATATTCAGGATATTCTTGCTCGGTTGTTGCTGTGTCTTCAAGTTTTACTGTATTTTTTCGTGAATATCCTGTATTgttagtattattattataccgtaataataatagtggTATATTTGTTCCATCCATAAGAACAAACAAATTACGAACAAAAAGCcgctttttaaaaaagtgGGTTTGGTTGGTTTCAGAGAAGACGGCTTTCTCTTTCAATTTATACGCGCTGGTATTTTTTGGTGTAGGGTAAAGTTTCATCAAGTTAGACAAAGAATACacacaaaaaataaaaacacaaagaaaaaataaagaaaaaagtaaggagaagaagaggaacaGGGCTATATCTGGGTGTTTTCAGGAGTTCTAACTTGAGAGGAATTCTATTTGtttggatttttttaattaagATTTGGTTGGGcgttgttttttatttttctttgtttgttgaaaataataataaagacTAGTTAAGTTGAAATTTGTGTGGAACAgggattttttttttttgaaatttgaatTTTGCAAATTTCTCATTGTGTGCTTGCTTGAACTTGGAAGGTTttggttgaaaaattggcTTTCAAGAGAAGAtagagaaaaaaagaattcaGCGAGAAAAACGAGGGGCTTTCTTTTCAGAAAGGGAGAGCATATACCGAGAGAAGGTGTATAGGATTGGTTTATACTGTGTGGTGAGAATTTAGTCCATCGCAGGGAGGGACGGTTAGAATGTCCGATAATTTGGCGAATTATTTTAGTCAGAATTGCAATACGTCCAAGACGGGGTTTGGCCGGAGTGTAGTAGGAGGAACAAGATATGGAGGGGAGGTGAAGGAGAAGGATGTGGATCCGGATATGGAGGATTTAGGGCCTTCGGTGTCAATGGCGGTGGAGGCggaagatgataatgagTTTGAGAAGTCTACGTTTAATTTAAAGAGAACGAGGTCGATGGGGTTACTTGATGAGTATATTGATCCGACGCGGAGGCTTCTGGGGAAGTCTACTTATGGTGGTGGGGGCGGCAGGCCGATGGCTAGTGATGGTGGTGACGCCGGCGACGAGGAGTCGGCGGAGTTCTATGGTAGCGACGATGAGTCAGGGGATGAGTCTGTATATGGGGGCGCCCAGCGGATGTCTTCTCCGCAGTTGGCAGTTCTTGCGGTGAATCATTTAGAGGATAGTAAGTCGCCCCCGGAGCCGGACACAGACAGCTATATGTTACCGTTGGACGATATTGATGTGCATCATGAACCTAATAGACATGTGGATTATTTGTCGCACAAGTGGGAGGAGTCAGATATTTCTAAGTCGTGGAAGTATataattctaaaaaagaagcagagGGGGGACCAGGATTTGGTTAATGCGGCACGGTTGGAAAATGCTTCGTGGCGGACATGGGCTAAAGCGAGGAACGATTTGCAAACGGTGAGTCCCGAGTTGGTAAATTGGTCCAAGGATTCGGATGTTACCTGGCTCTACGGTCCTATCGTTCGTGATGCTGGCCATTCCAcgaataataatagtaataatagtaaacACGTTGGCACTAATAATAACGCGGCACTGGACCAGGAGGAACTTGGTTATGGTTCCGGTGACGAGTCATCCAAACGCGTTACCAAGAGGGCAGATAGCAGCTCTGTCCGCCAGCGTTCGGGTCCCAAGCCTATTCTAAAGAAAAGAACTGTGTCTGAGATTATTGAGGAAAACTCTTTGTGGAGACTAACAGTAGCTAGACAACATCGGAAACAAATAGCTGATGCTAATTCTATCATGGATGGGTATGGCCACAAGTACCAATATGACGATTATGATGCTTTGGCTGCCAGGGTCAATTCTCAGTATTATGTTAGCACCACCAATACTCCCACTGTGCCCATGACGACAAGCAGCACCGCTGCCACCACCATCAACACCACCATTAATACTCCTGCAGCCCCTGCTGCGAATACTACCAATActattactactactaatattaataataacgGCATCGTCATTGTCAGTAATTTTAACAGCGTTAGCGCCCTAATTGGTTCCGCTAACAATATtagcaacagcagcagccacGGTGGCAGTGAGaataatcataataaaaacatctTCAATGATACTACTAGCATGGCTTATAAGGACTCCAAAAGGACCCCGACTCCGATATCATCTCCCTCTCCGGAGCAAATTATTACTGTTACTTTATCTCCAGAGAGCTCAAAAATTGCTGGTGATGTCCACCAGCAGCAATATCTAGCATCCTATCCGAAAGATACGCTCAACCTGGCAAAAACGC
This Eremothecium cymbalariae DBVPG#7215 chromosome 5, complete sequence DNA region includes the following protein-coding sequences:
- the MIX14 gene encoding Mix14p (similar to Ashbya gossypii ABL097C); this translates as MSLLDQFVMEDVAKHCPKEFMLYHKCISTNHEDPSQCGFRERDLTKCIRSRVPSVKDIMKECGDKMKNYEQCVRDNMESRTINENCLDLLKEMRLCAEGQVRGKTMPINQL
- the LYS14 gene encoding Lys14p (similar to Ashbya gossypii ABL099W), giving the protein MVRSDEYSELDIVGGKRTADFSDMACSEADAPPPVLPILPVNGSGPENMKLVHLISQTKAVHGNAPSNGSMAGVLSMPSSVNHSSSTKEQRILQLMNLPQQSVEPRLDNITPVNKTISDQHKSNTLINSSRSRADASVKSGKRKYSRNGCTECKRRRMKCDEGKPVCWQCSRLNRSCVYIINPKNKKRKKPMASGMVSANETVIPPLENIPPRPQDLEDDLTSKRDSSSAVSFPPKSSGKPSIDTVPNLLLNDCINVHDASLLIQNLNDIVNMKLNDSAVQVDKLVDVDLENLVFPEMTPLEPSYDTVPISFLADNFIIFDISLESFSLGEVHERYVKAFYYDCLDSIAPFFQDQSNPLRDILLYFAKSEPYLLSAILASGASITYTKSLQVEDEKAYCGYLSRCLDLLNEQFQNENNIIKKIEPIILTVILLSWDCIHTLNSQWRSHLKGVTELFKKTNLRNSSKVLNVAKCWFKVIETFAGISTALGGSLVEDVDLDVIFDPSDGEYVESLKFLNIMTPLNEFNLLRGHKEDFDVVIKEVFKLLNCIKSSVGHQPIEANVNSSKQLDHLLWSSSSSTKTRQGLSYFKIQKILVEIDKQLEYKFIDNSGIIPIENQSHPNISHILDNAIDLVLLKNGKSIAISWYDISHQTQVLSFLLVVLLKLLGIPKESIAIQQVVRRIMSFFKFLDSDKPPKNLRTCYCNFAVFIAGLNAIDEETRELVRKYYTLNGGQFQKLTEYNLTRMEKVWYGRSEHSEKRHILDDQDVLTW
- a CDS encoding regucalcin (similar to Ashbya gossypii ABL098W); the encoded protein is MAESVTISRYFKATDPRLTEGITYVANSQELFWSDIIRGEIHRVTAEREPEEDYCKYIISPYTYDICEQYPYDKAEAIERVGCVFPVECKPGHRVTTVLFGARYGIGKLNIGTGTWKYLFLYRDSKVNKRWERMRSNDGNVSPDGREIYIGVMNDFSVGLDPSQPPEGCFLRINLVERSCKVVLDNVYIPNAINWSPDNRKIYLTDSLKFVIWQLPFENGEPALTKSIFYNSKANNQKFESPEPDGSFVDPADGTLYTAVWSTGLIQAVDPQGDLVAEYSVPTPRVSSCCLGPKGDVFVSTAPAGDMKSGSPSDELGGSLYRISIPALQRKQVASSKRTPSW